The following coding sequences lie in one Anas acuta chromosome 17, bAnaAcu1.1, whole genome shotgun sequence genomic window:
- the RNF34 gene encoding E3 ubiquitin-protein ligase RNF34 isoform X2 yields MWASCCGLLNEVMGTGAVRGQQSGFAGGAGPFRFAPNTDFSAYPSPAAAGANIVCKACGLSFSVFRKKHVCCDCKKDFCSVCSVSQENLRRCSTCHLLQETAFQRPQLMRLKVKDLRQYLILRNIPTDTCREKEDLVDLVLCHHGLGPGEDTDAGSLRSSRSQTSGFFTHPFSMSVSVSSQGELANRRGSTGNGTPLRGQTETSSINNEEEESAEEQTPGLSRKRARASLSDISSLEDIEGLTVRQLKEILACNFVNYSGCCEKWELVEKVSRLYRESEENHKTQGEKMQLNDNDDNLCRICMDAVIDCVLLECGHMVTCTKCGKRMSECPICRQYVVRAVHVFKS; encoded by the exons ATGTGGGCTTCCTGCTGTGGATTGCTGAATGAAGTCATGGGTACTGGAGCTGTCCGTGGCCAACAGTCTGGCTTTGCGGGAGGCGCTGGGCCCTTCAGGTTTGCACCAAATACAGACTTCTCGGCATACCcgtctccagctgcagcaggtgctAACATAGTTTGCAAAGCCTGTGGACTTTCCTTCTCAGTTTTTAGGAAAAAA CATGTGTGTTGTGACTGCAAGAAGGATTTTTGCTCGGTTTGTTCAGTCTCGCAAGAGAATCTCAGAAGGTGTTCTACTTGTCACTTGCTGcaagaaacagcatttcagcgACCTCAGTTAATGCGACTCAAAGTAAAGGATCTGCGTCAGTACCTTATTCTCAGAAACATACCCACAGATACgtgcagagagaaagaagactTGGTGGATCTTGTGCTGTGCCATCATGGGTTAGGTCCTGGGGAGGATACGGACGCTGGTAGCTTGCGCTCATCACGGTCACAGACTTCTGGGTTTTTTACTCATCCATTTTCTATGTCTGTATCGGTGTCTTCTCAAGGAGAACTTGCAAACAGAAGGGGAAGCACAGGAAATGGAACACCTTTACGG GGACAAACTGAAACATCTTCTATAAATaacgaagaagaagaaagtgCTGAGGAGCAG ACTCCTGGGTTGTCAAGAAAACGAGCAAGGGCATCTTTGTCTGATATTTCAAGTCTGGAAGACATTGAAGGCTTGACTGTTCGGCAGTTGAAGGAAATACTCGCGTGTAACTTTGTCAACTACTCAGGATGCTGTGAGAAATGGGAACTTGTGGAAAAAGTGAGCAGGCTATACAGAGAGAGCGAGGAAAACCACAAGACAC AGGGTGAGAAGATGCAGCTGAACGATAATGACGACAACTTGTGCCGGATCTGCATGGATGCAGTGATCGACTGCGTCCTGCTGGAGTGTGGCCACATGGTCACATGCACAAAGTGCGGCAAGAGAATGAGCGAGTGCCCCATCTGCCGACAGTACGTTGTGCGGGCTGTGCATGTGTTCAAATCATAA
- the RNF34 gene encoding E3 ubiquitin-protein ligase RNF34 isoform X1, translated as MKAGATSMWASCCGLLNEVMGTGAVRGQQSGFAGGAGPFRFAPNTDFSAYPSPAAAGANIVCKACGLSFSVFRKKHVCCDCKKDFCSVCSVSQENLRRCSTCHLLQETAFQRPQLMRLKVKDLRQYLILRNIPTDTCREKEDLVDLVLCHHGLGPGEDTDAGSLRSSRSQTSGFFTHPFSMSVSVSSQGELANRRGSTGNGTPLRGQTETSSINNEEEESAEEQTPGLSRKRARASLSDISSLEDIEGLTVRQLKEILACNFVNYSGCCEKWELVEKVSRLYRESEENHKTQGEKMQLNDNDDNLCRICMDAVIDCVLLECGHMVTCTKCGKRMSECPICRQYVVRAVHVFKS; from the exons aTGAAG GCGGGAGCTACTTCCATGTGGGCTTCCTGCTGTGGATTGCTGAATGAAGTCATGGGTACTGGAGCTGTCCGTGGCCAACAGTCTGGCTTTGCGGGAGGCGCTGGGCCCTTCAGGTTTGCACCAAATACAGACTTCTCGGCATACCcgtctccagctgcagcaggtgctAACATAGTTTGCAAAGCCTGTGGACTTTCCTTCTCAGTTTTTAGGAAAAAA CATGTGTGTTGTGACTGCAAGAAGGATTTTTGCTCGGTTTGTTCAGTCTCGCAAGAGAATCTCAGAAGGTGTTCTACTTGTCACTTGCTGcaagaaacagcatttcagcgACCTCAGTTAATGCGACTCAAAGTAAAGGATCTGCGTCAGTACCTTATTCTCAGAAACATACCCACAGATACgtgcagagagaaagaagactTGGTGGATCTTGTGCTGTGCCATCATGGGTTAGGTCCTGGGGAGGATACGGACGCTGGTAGCTTGCGCTCATCACGGTCACAGACTTCTGGGTTTTTTACTCATCCATTTTCTATGTCTGTATCGGTGTCTTCTCAAGGAGAACTTGCAAACAGAAGGGGAAGCACAGGAAATGGAACACCTTTACGG GGACAAACTGAAACATCTTCTATAAATaacgaagaagaagaaagtgCTGAGGAGCAG ACTCCTGGGTTGTCAAGAAAACGAGCAAGGGCATCTTTGTCTGATATTTCAAGTCTGGAAGACATTGAAGGCTTGACTGTTCGGCAGTTGAAGGAAATACTCGCGTGTAACTTTGTCAACTACTCAGGATGCTGTGAGAAATGGGAACTTGTGGAAAAAGTGAGCAGGCTATACAGAGAGAGCGAGGAAAACCACAAGACAC AGGGTGAGAAGATGCAGCTGAACGATAATGACGACAACTTGTGCCGGATCTGCATGGATGCAGTGATCGACTGCGTCCTGCTGGAGTGTGGCCACATGGTCACATGCACAAAGTGCGGCAAGAGAATGAGCGAGTGCCCCATCTGCCGACAGTACGTTGTGCGGGCTGTGCATGTGTTCAAATCATAA
- the ANAPC5 gene encoding anaphase-promoting complex subunit 5 isoform X2 yields the protein MASVHESLYFNPMMTNGVVHANVFGIKDWVTPYKMALLVLLSELGRAGSQLGLLERRRLNRLLLPLLQGPDMPLSRLRKAIEESCPHLASSVHIRLKLMAEGELKDMEQFFDDLSDSFSGTEPEVHKTSVVGLFLRHMILAYNKLSFSQVYKLYTALQQYFQNDEKKSGIDENDMELTNTEEQEGKMEKEELDAPLREEEVSCSGPLSQKQAEYFLSQQASLLKNDETKALTPASLQKELNNLLKFNPDFAEAHYLSYLNSLRVQDVFSSTHSLLHYFDRLILTGAESKSNGDEGYGRSLRYAALNLAALHCRFGHYQQAELALQEAIRIAQESNDHVCLQHCLSWLYILEQKIFDSCVLLEHSVNKSLHFGLPYLASLGIQSLVQRRAFAGKAANKLMDALKDSDLLHWKHSLSELIDISIAQKTAIWRLYGRSTMALQQAQTLLSMNSLEAVNVGVQQNNTESFAVVLCHLAELHAEQGYFAAASEILKHLKERFPPNSQHAQLWMLFDQKIQFERAMNDGRYHIADSLVAGITALSSIEGVYRKAIVLKAQNQMSEAHKLLQKLLIHCQKIKNTEMVISVLLSIAELYWRSSCHTIALPVLLQALALSREYSLQYLASETVLNLAFSQLILGIPEQALNILHMAIEPVLAHGAVLDKGCAMFLVAKCQVASAASYAQQKKIEALESAILNLNEAKTYFAKVDCKEQLRDVLYFQARLFHTLGKTQERNKCAMLFRQLHQELPAHGVPLINAFK from the exons aTGGCGAGCGTGCACGAGAGCCTCTACTTCAACCCCATGATGACGAACGGCGTGGTGCACGCCAACGTCTTCGGCATCAAGGACTGGGTCACCCCCTACAAGATGGCGCTGCTCGTGCTCCTCAGCGAGCTGGGCCGCGCCGGCTCGCAGCTCGGCCTGCTGGAGAGGCGGCGCCTcaacaggctgctgctgcccctgctgcag GGTCCTGACATGCCGCTGTCACGACTGCGCAAGGCCATCGAGGAGTCATGCCCACACCTGGCCAGCTCTGTGCACATCAG gTTGAAACTTATGGCAGAAGGAGAACTGAAAGATATGGAACAATTTTTTGATGACCTTTCAGATTCATTTTCTGGGACAGAGCCAGAAGTTCATAAAACAAGTGTAGTAG GCCTATTTCTGCGCCATATGATCTTGGCATACAATAAGCTTTCCTTTAGTCAGGTCTATAAACTTTACACCGCACTTcagcagtattttcaaaatgatgagaaaaaaagtggaattgaTGAGAATGATATGGAGCTGACGAATACAGAAGAACAGGAggggaaaatggagaaagaagaacTTGATGCACCTCTAAG GGAAGAAGAGGTATCTTGCAGTGGGCCTCTTTCCCAGAAACAAGcagagtattttctttctcagcag gcttcTTTACTAAAGAACGATGAAACAAAGGCTCTTACTCCAGCATCATTACAAAAGGAATTGAACAACTTGTTAAAATTTAATCCAGACTTTGCTGAAGCA CATTATTTAAGCTACTTAAACAGTCTCAGAGTGCAAGATGTCTTCAGTTCAACGCACAGCCTTCTTCATTATTTTGACCGTTTAATTCTCActggagcagaaagcaaaagcaacgGGGACGAAGGTTATGGTCGGAGTCTGAGATATGCTGCTCTGAATCTAGCTGCGCTGCACTGCCGCTTTGGCCATTA TCAACAAGCTGAACTTGCGCTTCAGGAAGCCATCCGAATTGCACAGGAGTCTAACGATCATGTTTGCTTGCAGCACTGCCTG AGCTGGTTATACATCTTGGAACAGAAGATATTTGATAGCTGTGTTCTGCTGGAGCACTCAGTAAACAAATCTTTACACTTTGGTTTGCCT TACCTTGCTTCCCTGGGAATACAATCTTTGGTTCAGCGAAGAGCTTTTGCAGGAAAGGCTGCCAACAAACTAATGGATGCCTTAAAAGATTCTGATCTGTTGCACTGGAAGCACAGCTTGTCAGAGCTTATTGATATTAGTATAGCACAGAAGACTGCCATTTGGAGATTATATGGCCGCag CACCATGGCACTTCAACAAGCCCAGACATTGCTGAGCATGAACAGTCTGGAGGCTGTGAATGTGGGCGTTCAGCAGAATAACACGGAGTCCTTTGCTGTAGTATTGTGTCACCTGGCTGAGCTGCATGCAGAGCAG GGATACTTtgcagctgcttctgaaatactgaaacaTCTAAAGGAGAGATTCCCTCCCAATAGCCAGCATGCACAG CTTTGGATGCTGTTTGAtcaaaaaatacagtttgaaaGAGCCATGAATGATGGCAGATACCATATAGCAGATTCTCTTGTAGCAGGAATTACAGCACTTAGTAGCATTGAAGGAGTATACAG AAAAGCCATTGTATTGAAAGCCCAAAATCAAATGTCAGAGGCGCACAAACTCTTGCAGAAACTGTTGATCCACTGCCAGAAAATCAAGAACACTGAGATGGTGATTAG CGTACTGCTGTCAATAGCAGAGCTCTACTGGAGGTCTTCATGCCACACCATAGCCTTGCCTGTTCTACTGCAGGCTCTGGCCCTCTCTCGAGAATATAGTCTACAGTATTTGGCTTCTGAGACTGTGCTGAACTTGGCTTTCTCCCAG CTGATCCTTGGCATTCCTGAACAAGCCCTGAATATTTTGCATATGGCAATTGAACCTGTCTTGGCCCATGGAGCTGTACTGGACAAAGGCTGTGCCATGTTCCTGGTGGCCAAGTGTCAGGTGGCTTCGGCAGCTTCCTACGCTCAACAGAAGAAGATTGAAG CTTTGGAATCCGCTATTCTGAATCTAAATGAAGCTAAGACTTACTTTGCCAAAGTGGACTGCAAAGAACAGCTCAGAGATGTTCTCTACTTCCAAGCCCGGCTGTTCCACACCCTAGGCAAGACCCAGGAAAGGAATAAATGTGCCATGTTGTTCCGTCAGTTGCACCAGGAACTGCCTGCACATGGTGTCCCCTTGATAAATGCATTCAAGTGA
- the ANAPC5 gene encoding anaphase-promoting complex subunit 5 isoform X1: MASVHESLYFNPMMTNGVVHANVFGIKDWVTPYKMALLVLLSELGRAGSQLGLLERRRLNRLLLPLLQGPDMPLSRLRKAIEESCPHLASSVHIRLKLMAEGELKDMEQFFDDLSDSFSGTEPEVHKTSVVGLFLRHMILAYNKLSFSQVYKLYTALQQYFQNDEKKSGIDENDMELTNTEEQEGKMEKEELDAPLSREEEVSCSGPLSQKQAEYFLSQQASLLKNDETKALTPASLQKELNNLLKFNPDFAEAHYLSYLNSLRVQDVFSSTHSLLHYFDRLILTGAESKSNGDEGYGRSLRYAALNLAALHCRFGHYQQAELALQEAIRIAQESNDHVCLQHCLSWLYILEQKIFDSCVLLEHSVNKSLHFGLPYLASLGIQSLVQRRAFAGKAANKLMDALKDSDLLHWKHSLSELIDISIAQKTAIWRLYGRSTMALQQAQTLLSMNSLEAVNVGVQQNNTESFAVVLCHLAELHAEQGYFAAASEILKHLKERFPPNSQHAQLWMLFDQKIQFERAMNDGRYHIADSLVAGITALSSIEGVYRKAIVLKAQNQMSEAHKLLQKLLIHCQKIKNTEMVISVLLSIAELYWRSSCHTIALPVLLQALALSREYSLQYLASETVLNLAFSQLILGIPEQALNILHMAIEPVLAHGAVLDKGCAMFLVAKCQVASAASYAQQKKIEALESAILNLNEAKTYFAKVDCKEQLRDVLYFQARLFHTLGKTQERNKCAMLFRQLHQELPAHGVPLINAFK, encoded by the exons aTGGCGAGCGTGCACGAGAGCCTCTACTTCAACCCCATGATGACGAACGGCGTGGTGCACGCCAACGTCTTCGGCATCAAGGACTGGGTCACCCCCTACAAGATGGCGCTGCTCGTGCTCCTCAGCGAGCTGGGCCGCGCCGGCTCGCAGCTCGGCCTGCTGGAGAGGCGGCGCCTcaacaggctgctgctgcccctgctgcag GGTCCTGACATGCCGCTGTCACGACTGCGCAAGGCCATCGAGGAGTCATGCCCACACCTGGCCAGCTCTGTGCACATCAG gTTGAAACTTATGGCAGAAGGAGAACTGAAAGATATGGAACAATTTTTTGATGACCTTTCAGATTCATTTTCTGGGACAGAGCCAGAAGTTCATAAAACAAGTGTAGTAG GCCTATTTCTGCGCCATATGATCTTGGCATACAATAAGCTTTCCTTTAGTCAGGTCTATAAACTTTACACCGCACTTcagcagtattttcaaaatgatgagaaaaaaagtggaattgaTGAGAATGATATGGAGCTGACGAATACAGAAGAACAGGAggggaaaatggagaaagaagaacTTGATGCACCTCTAAG CAGGGAAGAAGAGGTATCTTGCAGTGGGCCTCTTTCCCAGAAACAAGcagagtattttctttctcagcag gcttcTTTACTAAAGAACGATGAAACAAAGGCTCTTACTCCAGCATCATTACAAAAGGAATTGAACAACTTGTTAAAATTTAATCCAGACTTTGCTGAAGCA CATTATTTAAGCTACTTAAACAGTCTCAGAGTGCAAGATGTCTTCAGTTCAACGCACAGCCTTCTTCATTATTTTGACCGTTTAATTCTCActggagcagaaagcaaaagcaacgGGGACGAAGGTTATGGTCGGAGTCTGAGATATGCTGCTCTGAATCTAGCTGCGCTGCACTGCCGCTTTGGCCATTA TCAACAAGCTGAACTTGCGCTTCAGGAAGCCATCCGAATTGCACAGGAGTCTAACGATCATGTTTGCTTGCAGCACTGCCTG AGCTGGTTATACATCTTGGAACAGAAGATATTTGATAGCTGTGTTCTGCTGGAGCACTCAGTAAACAAATCTTTACACTTTGGTTTGCCT TACCTTGCTTCCCTGGGAATACAATCTTTGGTTCAGCGAAGAGCTTTTGCAGGAAAGGCTGCCAACAAACTAATGGATGCCTTAAAAGATTCTGATCTGTTGCACTGGAAGCACAGCTTGTCAGAGCTTATTGATATTAGTATAGCACAGAAGACTGCCATTTGGAGATTATATGGCCGCag CACCATGGCACTTCAACAAGCCCAGACATTGCTGAGCATGAACAGTCTGGAGGCTGTGAATGTGGGCGTTCAGCAGAATAACACGGAGTCCTTTGCTGTAGTATTGTGTCACCTGGCTGAGCTGCATGCAGAGCAG GGATACTTtgcagctgcttctgaaatactgaaacaTCTAAAGGAGAGATTCCCTCCCAATAGCCAGCATGCACAG CTTTGGATGCTGTTTGAtcaaaaaatacagtttgaaaGAGCCATGAATGATGGCAGATACCATATAGCAGATTCTCTTGTAGCAGGAATTACAGCACTTAGTAGCATTGAAGGAGTATACAG AAAAGCCATTGTATTGAAAGCCCAAAATCAAATGTCAGAGGCGCACAAACTCTTGCAGAAACTGTTGATCCACTGCCAGAAAATCAAGAACACTGAGATGGTGATTAG CGTACTGCTGTCAATAGCAGAGCTCTACTGGAGGTCTTCATGCCACACCATAGCCTTGCCTGTTCTACTGCAGGCTCTGGCCCTCTCTCGAGAATATAGTCTACAGTATTTGGCTTCTGAGACTGTGCTGAACTTGGCTTTCTCCCAG CTGATCCTTGGCATTCCTGAACAAGCCCTGAATATTTTGCATATGGCAATTGAACCTGTCTTGGCCCATGGAGCTGTACTGGACAAAGGCTGTGCCATGTTCCTGGTGGCCAAGTGTCAGGTGGCTTCGGCAGCTTCCTACGCTCAACAGAAGAAGATTGAAG CTTTGGAATCCGCTATTCTGAATCTAAATGAAGCTAAGACTTACTTTGCCAAAGTGGACTGCAAAGAACAGCTCAGAGATGTTCTCTACTTCCAAGCCCGGCTGTTCCACACCCTAGGCAAGACCCAGGAAAGGAATAAATGTGCCATGTTGTTCCGTCAGTTGCACCAGGAACTGCCTGCACATGGTGTCCCCTTGATAAATGCATTCAAGTGA